A stretch of Abyssogena phaseoliformis symbiont OG214 DNA encodes these proteins:
- the rpiA gene encoding ribose-5-phosphate isomerase RpiA produces MTQDEMKFAVAQATLKYVVKNTIIGVGTGSTANFFIDALAKIKNDIKGAVASSKATAQRLEGYGIKVFDLNEVEAISVYIDGADESDGSLNLIKGGGGALTREKIVAAAADQFICIADESKLVTMLGSFPLPVEVIPMASNYVKHQISQRIGGTPKVRENFVSDNGNSILDIKNLKITNPKVMETELNSITGVVTNGLFANRGADVLLLGTPNGVKVVTV; encoded by the coding sequence ATGACTCAAGACGAAATGAAATTCGCTGTTGCACAAGCCACACTCAAGTACGTAGTAAAAAATACCATTATAGGCGTAGGCACTGGCTCTACTGCTAATTTTTTCATTGATGCACTGGCAAAAATAAAAAACGACATTAAAGGCGCTGTTGCAAGTTCTAAAGCAACTGCACAGCGATTAGAAGGCTATGGCATTAAAGTATTTGATCTTAATGAGGTAGAAGCTATTTCAGTTTATATTGATGGTGCAGATGAATCAGACGGTAGTCTAAATCTTATCAAAGGTGGTGGTGGTGCGCTCACGCGCGAAAAAATTGTAGCGGCGGCGGCTGATCAATTTATTTGTATTGCTGATGAATCAAAGTTAGTGACAATGTTGGGTAGCTTTCCACTACCTGTTGAAGTTATTCCAATGGCATCTAACTATGTCAAACATCAAATTAGTCAAAGAATTGGTGGAACACCTAAAGTTAGAGAAAATTTTGTCAGTGACAATGGTAACTCAATCCTTGATATTAAAAATTTGAAAATTACCAACCCCAAAGTAATGGAAACAGAATTAAACAGCATTACTGGAGTGGTGACTAATGGGCTTTTTGCTAATCGTGGTGCAGATGTTTTATTATTAGGCACGCCTAATGGCGTGAAAGTCGTAACTGTCTAA
- a CDS encoding HAD family hydrolase yields the protein MALAIFDLDKTLIKGDSDFLWGKFLSEIGAVDAGIYQSKNQYFFDQYALGKLDINEYLEFCLMPLSQYSIQTLNQWHQQFMSQKIEQILLPKAQAAVDAHKAKGDIVMVITATNHFVTAPIVARYGIEHLLATNPEIKEGQYTGKVEGEPCFQSGKINHLNKWLKETGENIKGASFYSDSYNDLPMLELVDYPIVVHGDDKLNALAIERDWQRLDWT from the coding sequence ATGGCACTTGCAATTTTTGACTTAGACAAAACACTGATTAAAGGAGACAGTGATTTTCTTTGGGGGAAGTTTTTAAGTGAAATTGGTGCTGTTGATGCAGGTATTTATCAAAGCAAAAATCAGTATTTTTTTGACCAATATGCACTTGGAAAATTAGACATTAATGAGTATTTAGAATTTTGCTTAATGCCTTTGTCTCAATATTCTATACAGACATTAAATCAATGGCATCAGCAGTTTATGAGCCAGAAGATTGAGCAAATTTTATTGCCTAAAGCTCAAGCAGCAGTTGATGCACATAAAGCTAAGGGTGACATTGTAATGGTGATTACTGCCACCAATCACTTTGTCACTGCGCCCATTGTGGCTAGATATGGGATTGAACATTTACTAGCCACTAACCCTGAAATTAAAGAAGGTCAATATACAGGTAAAGTTGAGGGTGAGCCGTGCTTTCAATCTGGCAAAATTAATCATCTTAATAAATGGCTGAAAGAGACTGGCGAAAACATCAAAGGCGCAAGTTTTTATTCAGATTCGTATAATGATTTACCCATGTTAGAATTGGTAGATTATCCAATTGTTGTTCATGGTGATGACAAGCTAAATGCCCTTGCAATTGAGCGAGACTGGCAGCGCTTAGATTGGACATAA
- the rdgB gene encoding RdgB/HAM1 family non-canonical purine NTP pyrophosphatase — protein sequence MKKIILASNNQGKIKEFNAMLSSIYQVVSMQDMQVAEVPETGLTFVENALIKARNASEQSGLPVLADDSGIVIDALGGGSPGIYSARYANCHRDDEANTQKVLTDMKDVPEGERTGRFWCAIVFIKHENDPTPVIIQRSWEGEILRERMGDNGFGYDPIFYLPTRNCTSAELSSVEKNKISHRGRALSALLKTLKKNQWVAH from the coding sequence ATGAAAAAAATCATTCTTGCCAGTAATAATCAAGGCAAAATCAAAGAGTTTAACGCCATGTTAAGCAGTATTTACCAAGTTGTATCTATGCAAGATATGCAGGTTGCAGAAGTGCCAGAAACAGGGCTAACCTTTGTTGAAAATGCACTGATTAAAGCACGAAATGCCAGTGAACAATCTGGACTACCAGTACTGGCTGATGACTCAGGTATTGTGATAGATGCACTGGGGGGTGGTAGCCCTGGTATTTATTCTGCACGTTATGCGAATTGTCATAGGGATGATGAGGCGAATACTCAAAAAGTATTAACTGATATGAAGGATGTGCCAGAGGGTGAGAGAACTGGACGATTTTGGTGCGCAATTGTTTTTATTAAGCATGAAAATGACCCAACACCCGTTATCATCCAACGTAGCTGGGAGGGCGAAATACTGCGTGAAAGGATGGGTGATAATGGTTTTGGTTATGACCCAATTTTTTATTTGCCGACCCGTAATTGCACTTCTGCTGAGCTCTCATCTGTAGAAAAAAACAAAATTTCTCACCGAGGCAGGGCTTTATCAGCGCTACTTAAAACGCTCAAAAAAAATCAGTGGGTTGCGCATTAG
- a CDS encoding M48 family metalloprotease, whose translation MIKLLVMWALIALPASALEVPELVLFESLQEQKQGNEFLKIIWDTSSVVADIETQVYLKKLGHELSAYSENPSKHLDFFMLNDDSINAFSGPYGYIGVHTGMLLSSDSESELAGVLSHEISHVTQNHLARFSEKTGKQTYIMLASMLAAVLANNSTIAVSGVAAIAQQSINFTRAHEWEADRIGTKILLKSGFDPKGMAQFFKKLKDNSGANEFLRTHPLSINRISDSIQRSAREHGDYRADSFEYLTIKAKLYYHQHKRVKLETNKALNLYMYAYDALEKQKYRQAKNHIDQLLKLNNDNPTYILAGRIYSKLTQIDKAQVYFSKANDNETSIYYAAKAYAANNKITKGISILKRYLKLNIGTYHSHKLLSYLYVNAGKLDRVHIHNAKALVLQGKLSEGVTRYQRAKSVTQSRDLFDVLTVRIERLKQLINLYQNLSN comes from the coding sequence ATGATTAAACTTTTAGTAATGTGGGCATTGATTGCTCTACCTGCGTCTGCATTAGAAGTGCCTGAGTTGGTCTTATTTGAATCGTTACAGGAGCAAAAGCAAGGCAATGAATTTTTAAAAATTATTTGGGATACCAGTTCTGTGGTGGCCGATATTGAAACCCAAGTTTATTTAAAAAAGTTAGGCCATGAATTGTCTGCTTATAGTGAAAATCCATCTAAGCATCTTGATTTTTTTATGCTGAATGATGATAGTATTAATGCTTTTTCAGGCCCATATGGTTATATTGGTGTGCATACTGGTATGTTGCTCAGTTCTGATTCTGAATCTGAGCTTGCAGGTGTTCTTTCTCATGAAATATCACATGTTACTCAAAACCATCTGGCTCGTTTTAGTGAGAAGACGGGCAAACAAACTTATATAATGCTAGCCAGTATGCTAGCTGCAGTATTGGCGAATAATTCCACTATTGCAGTTTCTGGCGTTGCAGCAATTGCACAGCAAAGTATTAATTTTACCCGTGCACATGAGTGGGAGGCGGATCGAATAGGTACTAAAATACTATTAAAATCTGGCTTTGATCCTAAAGGTATGGCGCAATTTTTTAAAAAACTTAAAGACAATTCAGGTGCAAATGAATTTTTACGTACCCACCCACTCAGTATCAACAGAATTTCTGATTCTATACAACGCTCTGCTAGAGAACATGGTGATTATCGAGCTGATTCATTTGAGTATTTAACCATTAAGGCCAAGTTGTATTACCATCAACACAAGCGCGTTAAATTGGAAACAAACAAAGCGCTCAACTTGTATATGTACGCTTACGATGCTTTAGAAAAACAAAAGTATCGACAGGCTAAAAATCATATTGACCAACTTTTGAAACTAAATAACGACAATCCAACTTATATTCTGGCAGGTAGAATATATTCAAAACTTACACAAATAGATAAGGCACAAGTATATTTCTCCAAAGCGAATGACAACGAAACTAGCATATATTATGCAGCTAAAGCTTATGCAGCTAATAATAAAATCACTAAGGGTATTAGTATATTAAAGCGCTATTTAAAACTTAATATAGGTACTTATCATTCTCATAAGTTGCTTTCATATTTATATGTAAATGCTGGCAAGTTAGACCGCGTACATATTCACAACGCCAAAGCATTGGTATTGCAAGGTAAGTTAAGCGAAGGTGTTACTCGTTATCAGCGAGCAAAATCTGTCACTCAGTCGCGAGATTTGTTTGATGTCTTAACAGTCAGAATTGAGCGCTTAAAGCAGTTGATAAATCTGTATCAGAATTTATCCAATTAG
- a CDS encoding DsrE/DsrF/DrsH-like family protein produces MSNNKKMTIIATKGAFDWAFPPFIIASTGVAMDKEVTIFFTFYGLNLLLKDTSKLRVSPIGNPAMPMKLPFGPEWLQKIDFGPKIPNIFWSLPFTEYLATFLMKKTMKKNGVATLDELRSMCQEFDVKFIACEMTVDLFGYSKDDFIDGVEFAGAATYFEECDGSNHNLYM; encoded by the coding sequence ATGTCAAACAATAAAAAAATGACTATTATTGCCACTAAAGGAGCTTTTGATTGGGCTTTTCCGCCTTTCATTATTGCCTCTACTGGTGTTGCAATGGATAAAGAAGTCACCATCTTTTTTACCTTTTACGGGCTTAATCTTTTATTAAAAGACACCTCTAAATTGCGTGTCTCCCCTATAGGTAATCCAGCCATGCCAATGAAACTACCTTTTGGCCCTGAATGGCTACAAAAAATTGATTTCGGTCCAAAAATTCCAAATATCTTTTGGTCTTTGCCATTCACAGAATACTTAGCTACTTTTTTAATGAAAAAAACCATGAAGAAAAATGGCGTTGCCACGCTTGATGAGTTACGCTCTATGTGTCAGGAATTTGATGTTAAATTTATCGCTTGCGAAATGACCGTTGATTTATTTGGCTATAGTAAAGACGACTTCATTGATGGTGTTGAATTTGCAGGTGCGGCGACTTACTTTGAAGAATGTGATGGCTCAAATCATAACCTCTATATGTAA
- a CDS encoding sulfurtransferase TusA family protein, producing MADETLDASGLNCPLPILKTKKALSKMDTGKILDVISTDTGSVKDIEAFCNQTGNKLISTVEESGKYIFTIERA from the coding sequence ATGGCTGACGAAACTTTAGACGCATCAGGCTTAAACTGCCCACTACCAATTTTAAAAACTAAGAAAGCATTATCTAAGATGGATACTGGTAAGATCTTAGACGTAATTTCAACTGATACTGGTTCAGTAAAAGACATTGAAGCTTTTTGTAATCAAACAGGTAACAAACTTATATCCACCGTTGAAGAAAGTGGCAAATACATCTTCACCATTGAAAGGGCTTAA